From the Bacteroidales bacterium genome, the window TTCTCATTGGTCTGCTGTCGCTGTTATTATATGAATTGTTGTCAGTACTACGATTGTTAACAGGCGCTTCACTTCTTTTCGGCTCACTATATTGATAATTTGGTTTTGTATTGAAATTATCATTTGACCTCGGTTGATTATAATCAGGATTTGTGTATTTTCTTGGCTTTACTTCACTCTGATTGGGTTTTACATTAGTATTATTATAACTTTGATTAGGAGTTGCAACATTGTTATTTGCTCTGTTAACAGGAACTCCTCTTTGTCCGTTTCTTTCGGAATTTATAGCAGGTTGCGGTTTTCTTTTATTGGTATTTACAGGTGCTGCATTTCCGCTATTTACTTTTTGCGGAGAAGGTGGATTTACATTGCCATGAGAAACTTGTGAATTGCCAGTTACAACATTTTTGTTCACTTTTACTTTTCCTGCAACCGGATTAACTCCACTATTGTTATTTACAACATTACCCTGAGCAGGTGTAGGAGTTGCATTTCCATGGACAGAAGTATTTCCGGTGCCTTTAACATTATTAGCATCAATTGTCCCTGCATTCACGGTTCTTATTTTGTTTTCATCTTTTATATTATAAACATTGTTTCCTTTAGATGCAACTGTTCCAGTACGGGAATCCTCATATTTCTGTGCAAAACTTCTTACAGGACGACTGTCGGAACCGGTATTAGTACGACCTTTCATTGGTCCATAATGACGGGAATTTCCATCATAACTATTATAGTAATAATCTGAATACAACCCGTTATGATGATAATGCCATGGATTATAAGTATAATAAGGCGAATACCACGGGTCGCATGCGTACCAGTAACTTTGGTGCCACCATGGCTCGTATCCGAAATAAAATGAAGGTGAAAGCCAATGATAGCCGAAATATATGCTTACACCCAAATCCATAGGATTATATGAATACCAATACATATTTGTATAATAATCGTCATAGTATGAATATCCGGCGCTGGGTCCATAAAATCTTCGCATTCTTGCAGAATATGAATAATCATAATAATCGTCGGAATTGTAATAATTATTTGTAACGTAAGTATTGCCATTTGCGTCGCTATAACTTTCAGTAGTAGATTGACCGGAATTGTTATAATCGTTGTTTCCTGACGAAGTTGTGTTGTCCTGCTGATTCGTAATTCCTTCCTTATTTGAATTCGAATTGTATCCGGCATCGTTATTTTCGGTCGAAGTGTTTGAGCTTGGCTGTGAATATTCAGGAGCTTTGGTAACTCTGTCGGTTTTGGGATTGTAATACGCATCGTCATAAGTTGAAGTATTTTGAGTTGTACTGCAAGCACCTATGACGAGAACAATAACTATCGGGACAATATTTTCTATTATTTTCATAATTCTATCCTCCATAGTTTAATTAATTTATTTGTTTGTTCAATTTTTGTATTTTTGTTTTTTATTCAAGAACAATAAATACAAATTTTATACCACAAATAAAAAAATGGCAAAAGATTTTCCAACAAGAGAAGAAAATTTCTCACAATGGTACAATGATTTGGTAATAAAAGCTGATTTAGCCGAAAATTCGGCAGTTCGGGGTTGCATGGTTATCAAACCTTATGGTTTTTCTATATGGGAAAAAATGCAGGCAGCATTAGATAAAATGTTTAAGGACAGCGGTCATTCCAATGCCTATTTCCCTTTATTAATACCAAAATCATTTTTCAATAAAGAAGCAGCCCATGTTGATGGCTTTGCCAAGGAATGTGCTGTTGTTACTCATTACCGCTTAAAAAAATCGCCTGACGGCAAAGATATTATTGTTGATGAAGATGCTAAGCTGGAGGAAGAACTTATAATACGTCCTACTTCCGAAACAATTATATGGAATACATACAAGGGATGGATACAGTCGTATCGCGACCTTCCGATTCTTGTGAACCAATGGGCAAATGTTGTAAGGTGGGAAATGAGAACCCGTTTATTTCTGAGAACCGCCGAATTTCTCTGGCAGGAAGGTCATACTGCACACGCAACCGAGAAGGAAGCAACAGAAGAAGCATTGAAAATGCTTGATATCTACGCTGATTTTGCCGAAAACTGGCTTGCAATGCCTGTTCTGAAAGGATATAAAACTCCCGGAGAACGTTTTGCGGGTGCACTTGAAACATATTGCATTGAAGCACTTATGCAGGATGGTAAAGCACTTCAGGCAGGTACGTCACACTTTCTTGGGCAGAATTTCGCAAAGGCATTTGATGTAAAATTTCTAAGCAAAGACAATAAGCAGGAACACGTGTGGGCAACATCATGGGGCGTTTCCACAAGATTAATGGGTGCTCTTGTTATGGCTCATTCCGATGATAAAGGATTGATAATACCTCCTAAGCTTGCACCAATTCAAGTAATTATCATTCCTATTTATAAAACCGATGAAGAATTTACTTTGGTTTCCGAAAAAGTTGCTCAAATAAAAAAATCACTTGAAAGTAAAGGTATTGCCGTGAAATTTGATAACAGGGATACTCAAAAACCCGGGTTCAAGTTTGCTGAAGCCGAATTCAGAGGCATTCCCGTGCGGCTTGCTGTCGGTCCGAGAGACGTTACCAACGGGACTGTTGAAGTCGTTAGAAGAGATACACTTGAAAAATCGGTTTACCAGCAAACCGACCTTGAAAATAAAATCACACACCTGCTTGATAACATTCAGCAAAATATGTATCAGAAAGCTTTATCTTTCAGGGAAAACAATACCTGCAAAATTGATACTTACAAAGATTTTAAAGAAGTTCTGGACGAAAAGGGAGGTTTTATTTTAGCTCACTGGGACGGTACTTCCGAAACGGAAGAA encodes:
- the proS gene encoding proline--tRNA ligase, translating into MAKDFPTREENFSQWYNDLVIKADLAENSAVRGCMVIKPYGFSIWEKMQAALDKMFKDSGHSNAYFPLLIPKSFFNKEAAHVDGFAKECAVVTHYRLKKSPDGKDIIVDEDAKLEEELIIRPTSETIIWNTYKGWIQSYRDLPILVNQWANVVRWEMRTRLFLRTAEFLWQEGHTAHATEKEATEEALKMLDIYADFAENWLAMPVLKGYKTPGERFAGALETYCIEALMQDGKALQAGTSHFLGQNFAKAFDVKFLSKDNKQEHVWATSWGVSTRLMGALVMAHSDDKGLIIPPKLAPIQVIIIPIYKTDEEFTLVSEKVAQIKKSLESKGIAVKFDNRDTQKPGFKFAEAEFRGIPVRLAVGPRDVTNGTVEVVRRDTLEKSVYQQTDLENKITHLLDNIQQNMYQKALSFRENNTCKIDTYKDFKEVLDEKGGFILAHWDGTSETEEKIKEETKATIRCIPIDNESEAGKCIYSGKSSTQRVVFARAY